From Desulfitibacter alkalitolerans DSM 16504:
AAATAACCAAAAGAAAGGAAAGGTACAAATGGCATATCTTGAAGGAAAGAAAATTTATATTGATCCTGGACATGGAGGAACTTATAACGAAGGTATTGCTCGATGTGGTACCTATCAAGTTGGTGCAACCGGACAATATACAGGACAAATGGAGAAGAATACGGCGTTAGACATTGCGTTTTGGCTTAGAGAATACCTCAAAGGAGCCCTAGCAACTGTATATATGAGTCGTATCAATGATAGTGCAGTATGTCTATGGGAAAGGACACAAGAGGCTAACTCTCTTAATGCAGATATTTTTGTTTCACTTCATCATAATGGTGCAGATGACCCAAATGTTAGCGGGGCTTCTACCCATTGGTATAAATCTGTTGATAAACCACTTGCT
This genomic window contains:
- a CDS encoding N-acetylmuramoyl-L-alanine amidase family protein, translated to MAYLEGKKIYIDPGHGGTYNEGIARCGTYQVGATGQYTGQMEKNTALDIAFWLREYLKGALATVYMSRINDSAVCLWERTQEANSLNADIFVSLHHNGADDPNVSGASTHWYKSVDKPLAEVVLNSLLANTEFSPWGTGLRYNNYHVLRETNMPAVLIENGFFSNEQDDRYVYGNGKDFGNSPINYNRRDIAYAIYWGIWNYFKR